CAACCCTAGGAATTGTACTTTCTCACCGACTCGAGGTATCCCTGAATCCGCGCCACATCGTCCACCCGAAGCTCGCCCGACGAAAGGTCGATCGCGGTGCAAGACTTTCCAAAAATatttttggtgactttgacattttGAGCAACTAATGTTTCGAACTGTTCCAAGTCGCTGTTCTTCTTGTCGCGAGGGTCGGCGCCACCTAACCCGGCCACTGGCGAATAGCTCACACCCTTCATCTATCTTCTCAGCTGAGGGGCCTCTACCAATGCTATATTCCGCCACAAAAAATCATAACCTCGAGCCACTCAGCGTCACCCGAAGACTTTCACGTCAATACGCCACCGTGCACCCGCGACTGTAAATGACGATATACTGAGCCTGTCTATATCAACGTGGCAGGctgaaacatgtaaaaaaaatgatAGCGTAAATCGCTCGAATTTTTAAAACCGATAAGTTACCGAGTAACCCGCCCCGCTAGTTCTGCCGGCACGGAAAAGGCCTAGACCTCATCCGCTCGAAGGCGCCCTTCGACGAACGACGCGCGGATCGCGACGAGTCAGCCGGAGATGTCAAACCAACCACAGGTGAAAAAAACCATCAGATGCTCTGAAGGCCCTTCGGAAAACGGGGTGAACTTCAAATGTGTGCACATTCGCACAACTTCAGAAGAACAGAATAAAGCAGAGGGGACATATGTCAAAAATTTTAGAGCGCGTCATTATTATAAAAAGTCACTCCGATCATTCGTCTTCATCGTATCTCTTTGGAGCGGCTTTTGGTTCTAACCTGATCACATCGTCGATGCGTAGGATGCTCATTGCGGCCTCGGTCGCAAACCGAATGTATTTGATTTTGCCTTGGCTTGATTCAAGAACCCCTTGGTCGATGATGTCGGCGGGCTTGCCTTCGGTCAAATCGAGGCCGTATCTGGAGAAACGCTTCTTGTCTTCTTTGTCCTGAGCGGCCTTATGCAAAGTACACAATTTGGCTGTCAGGTCGATGGCATCTTTAGAGGCGTTGACAGCAAGGGTTTTGGGGATGACCAACAACGCCTGGGAAAATTCGGCGACGGCCAACTGTTCACGAGAACCCAGTGTGCGCGCAAAGCTTTCAAGATACATGGCGAGAGCAACTTCAACGGCGCCGCCTCCAGGGACGACCGAATTCATCTCGAGCACGTTTTTGACTGCACATAAACAATCGTGTATGGTGCGGTTCATTTCATCTAACATAAAGGAATTGGCGCCGCGGAGAATGATGCTCGCACCTTGAGACTCCTTGGTACCTCGAATGATGATAAGCTCTTGATCAGATATAGATTCTTGGGACACAGATCCGGCCTCTCCCAAATTGGCCGGGTCGAATGACTCCTCCCCCTCTAGATTCGCCATCGACAAAATAAGCTTTCCCCCAGTCGCCCTTGCTATCCTCTTGAGGTCAGACTTCTTGCAGCGACGAACACCCATAACTCCTGCGTCAATCATGTATTTACATGCAAAGTCATCAATTCCTTTGGTCGTAAGAATCACATTGGCCCCGGCCTTGATAATCATATCTACTCGCTCCTTCAATAGAGTGTGTTCTCTCTCGTGAATCGAAACCAGTTCCTGAGGATCCTGAATGCTAATGGATACGCCCAGAGGCAGCTTCGCCTTGCTCAAGTTGAAATCGCAAAGTGCGATTTTTGCATTGGTTATGCGCTTCGGCATTCCCTGCGCCGCAATCACGCAATTGAGTGCATACCCCTCAACATACATACTCTCCCTCGCACTATGGCCCGTAGCGCGAAGAATATTAATGTGAGATATTGGATATTTGAATGTCCCCTTTTTTCCTATTTGCTTCACCCTTTGTACGGCCTTTACCACCAACTCTGCAAAATAGTCGGAATCAGGGCCAATCACCTTGCTCGCCATGCTCGTCTTGACAACGGAATACAATACGTTCTTCCCAAGTGCCTCCGCGTTTATAGACAGCTGCTTCTCAATGTAATTGCATGCCTCATTCATCGCCACACAGAAGCCACTCACCACATTCGTTGTGTGCGTCCCCTTCTTGATCAACTGGTCGCCTCGCTTTTGGcgcaacgcaaaaaaaaaaaatcagtacaaaTTCCTGTAAGGTTTTGTAACGGAAAGCCCTCTCCTCCCTCACCTACCCTCAACAGCTCAGTCGCCAATATAACCACCGACGTCGTCCCGTCCCCGACCTCCTCATCCTGCAATTGCGCCAACTCCACCAATACGCGAGCAGCAGGGTGCTCCACTTCAAGTCCCTTCAATAT
The DNA window shown above is from Schistocerca gregaria isolate iqSchGreg1 unplaced genomic scaffold, iqSchGreg1.2 ptg000473l, whole genome shotgun sequence and carries:
- the LOC126313323 gene encoding uncharacterized protein LOC126313323; this encodes MPGINFIGERVSGQDIRTQNVTACIALANILKSSLGPEGLDKMLVDQIGDVTVTNDGATILKGLEVEHPAARVLVELAQLQDEEVGDGTTSVVILATELLRRGDQLIKKGTHTTNVVSGFCVAMNEACNYIEKQLSINAEALGKNVLYSVVKTSMASKVIGPDSDYFAELVVKAVQRVKQIGKKGTFKYPISHINILRATGHSARESMYVEGYALNCVIAAQGMPKRITNAKIALCDFNLSKAKLPLGVSISIQDPQELVSIHEREHTLLKERVDMIIKAGANVILTTKGIDDFACKYMIDAGVMGVRRCKKSDLKRIARATGGKLILSMANLEGEESFDPANLGEAGSVSQESISDQELIIIRGTKESQGASIILRGANSFMLDEMNRTIHDCLCAVKNVLEMNSVVPGGGAVEVALAMYLESFARTLGSREQLAVAEFSQALLVIPKTLAVNASKDAIDLTAKLCTLHKAAQDKEDKKRFSRYGLDLTEGKPADIIDQGVLESSQGKIKYIRFATEAAMSILRIDDVIRLEPKAAPKRYDEDE